The sequence CTCGACGATCCGGACCCGGCCGCGGATGCCCTCAGGCTCGGCGGCGAGGGCCTCACGGGCCACGGAGATCATCGTGCAGTCCTGCTCGACGCCGGTCACCTGATGCCCGGCCCGGGCCAGCCGCAGGGCCTGCGTGCCCTGGCCCATGCCCACGTCGAGGACCCGCAGCCGTTGTCCCACGGGGAACCGCCCGGCTATCTGCTCGTCGAGCTGCCGGGCCACCAGCTCCTGCCGTACGACATCACGCAGGCCGCCCAGTTTGCTCAGCCAGGCATCCGCCGCGCCTCCGGTGAAAGGTGCCGCGCTCAGGGCCGCTCTCCGCGCTTGACCTGCGGCTTCGGCAGCCGGAGGCGACGCATCTGGAGGCTGCGCATCAGTGCGTACGCGACGGCGCCGCGCCTGGGCTCGTCCGGGAAGCGGGCGGCCAGCTGCTTCTTCAGGCGGATCGCGATGCCGACCGAGTCGAGCACGATCAGCACGATCACGAAGAGCCACATCAGCAGCGCGACGTTCTGCAGCTGCGCGATGCGGACCATGCTCAGGACGAGGATGACCACGGCGAGCGGCAGGAAGAACTCGGCGATGCAGAACCGCGAGTCGATGAAGTCACGCGCGAGCTTGCGCACAGGGCCCTTGTCACGGGCGGGCAGATAGCGCTCGTCACCGCTCGCCAGGGCCTGGCGCTGCTTCTCCATGTGGGCACGGCGCTCGTCGCGCTGCCGCTTGGAGGCCTCCTTGCGGGAGGTCGGCGTATTGGCCACGCTGCGGCGCTGGGACTGGGCCTCACTGCGCTTGGGCGTGGGCCGACCCTTCTTGGCCTGCGGGTCACGGATCTGAGGGGAGTCGGTCACCGACGCCTTGTCGGCGTGGGCCTTCTCGTCTTTGGCGCGGCTACGGAACACAAAACCCAAGGGTAAGGGGTGCGGAGGCATGGACGTCAGCCGAGTGGGGAACGATCCGGCAACACCGGTCGTCTGTAGGGGGACAGGGGGCCTGAAACGGGGTGG is a genomic window of Streptomyces sp. NBC_00414 containing:
- a CDS encoding DUF3043 domain-containing protein, with the translated sequence MPPHPLPLGFVFRSRAKDEKAHADKASVTDSPQIRDPQAKKGRPTPKRSEAQSQRRSVANTPTSRKEASKRQRDERRAHMEKQRQALASGDERYLPARDKGPVRKLARDFIDSRFCIAEFFLPLAVVILVLSMVRIAQLQNVALLMWLFVIVLIVLDSVGIAIRLKKQLAARFPDEPRRGAVAYALMRSLQMRRLRLPKPQVKRGERP